In Streptomyces chartreusis, the following proteins share a genomic window:
- the sufD gene encoding Fe-S cluster assembly protein SufD, giving the protein MAEAQNIPVGSTTAGSIAVAAESTVATRMSAPPSFDVADFPVPHGREEEWRFTPLERLRGLHDGTAVATGEGVKVDVQAPEGVTVETVGRDDARLGKAGTPVDRVAAQAYSAFEKAGVVTVPKETVLTEPIRIAVHGEGGTRFGHQVIELGAFAEAVVVIDHTGDAVLATNVDYILGDGAKLTVVSVQDWDDKAVHVAQHNALVGRDASFKSVVVTFGGDVVRLHPRVSYAGTGGEAELFGLYFTDAGQHQEHRLLVDHNTPHCKSNVVYKGALQGDNAHAVWIGDVLIEAKAEGTDTYEMNRNLVLTDGARVDSVPNLEIETGEIVGAGHASATGRFDDEQLFYLMARGIPEHEARRLVVRGFFAELVQQIGVADIEERLIAKIEEELEASVA; this is encoded by the coding sequence ATGGCTGAGGCCCAAAACATCCCGGTGGGCTCCACCACCGCCGGCTCGATCGCGGTGGCCGCCGAGTCGACCGTCGCCACACGCATGAGCGCGCCCCCGTCCTTCGACGTGGCCGACTTCCCGGTACCGCACGGCCGCGAGGAGGAGTGGCGGTTCACCCCGCTGGAGCGCCTGCGTGGGCTGCACGACGGCACCGCCGTCGCCACCGGCGAGGGCGTGAAGGTCGACGTCCAGGCCCCCGAGGGCGTCACCGTCGAGACCGTCGGCCGCGACGACGCCCGGCTCGGCAAGGCCGGCACCCCGGTGGACCGCGTCGCCGCCCAGGCGTACTCGGCCTTCGAGAAGGCCGGCGTGGTCACCGTCCCCAAGGAGACGGTGCTCACCGAGCCGATCCGCATCGCCGTGCACGGCGAGGGCGGCACCCGCTTCGGCCACCAGGTCATCGAGCTGGGCGCCTTCGCCGAGGCCGTCGTCGTCATCGACCACACCGGTGACGCGGTCCTCGCCACCAACGTCGACTACATCCTCGGTGACGGCGCCAAGCTGACCGTCGTCTCCGTCCAGGACTGGGACGACAAGGCCGTGCACGTGGCCCAGCACAACGCCCTCGTCGGCCGCGACGCCTCCTTCAAGTCCGTGGTCGTCACCTTCGGCGGCGACGTCGTCCGGCTGCACCCGCGCGTCTCCTACGCCGGCACCGGCGGCGAGGCCGAGCTGTTCGGCCTGTACTTCACCGACGCCGGCCAGCACCAGGAGCACCGCCTCCTGGTCGACCACAACACCCCGCACTGCAAGTCGAACGTCGTCTACAAGGGCGCGCTCCAGGGCGACAACGCGCACGCGGTGTGGATCGGCGACGTGCTGATCGAGGCCAAGGCCGAGGGCACCGACACCTACGAGATGAACCGCAACCTGGTTCTGACCGACGGCGCCCGCGTCGACTCCGTGCCGAACCTGGAGATCGAGACCGGTGAGATCGTCGGCGCCGGCCACGCCTCCGCGACCGGCCGCTTCGACGACGAGCAGCTCTTCTACCTGATGGCCCGCGGCATCCCGGAGCACGAGGCCCGCCGCCTCGTCGTCCGTGGCTTCTTCGCCGAGCTGGTCCAGCAGATCGGTGTCGCGGACATCGAGGAGCGCCTCATCGCCAAGATCGAAGAGGAGCTGGAGGCGTCGGTCGCATGA
- a CDS encoding bifunctional 3-phenylpropionate/cinnamic acid dioxygenase ferredoxin subunit: MTTFVRACALSELEEDTPKRVELDGTPVSLVHTEGEVFAIHDICSHANVSLSEGEVEDCQIECWLHGSAFDLRTGKPSGLPATRPVPVYPVKIEGGSVLVDVHASLTQES, from the coding sequence ATGACCACCTTCGTACGCGCGTGCGCACTGAGCGAGCTGGAGGAGGACACCCCGAAACGGGTGGAACTCGACGGCACGCCGGTGTCTCTCGTGCACACCGAGGGCGAGGTCTTCGCGATCCACGACATCTGCTCGCACGCGAACGTCTCGCTCTCCGAGGGCGAGGTGGAGGACTGCCAGATCGAGTGCTGGCTGCACGGCTCCGCGTTCGACCTGCGCACCGGTAAGCCGTCCGGCCTCCCCGCGACGCGCCCCGTCCCCGTTTACCCCGTAAAGATCGAAGGGGGCAGCGTCCTTGTCGACGTCCACGCCTCCCTCACCCAGGAGTCCTGA
- the sufC gene encoding Fe-S cluster assembly ATPase SufC has protein sequence MATLEIRDLHVTVEADNATKEILKGVDLTVKQGETHAIMGPNGSGKSTLAYSLAGHPKYTVTGGSVTLDGEDVLEMSVDERARAGLFLAMQYPVEVPGVSVSNFLRTSATAIRGEAPKLRTWVKEVKEAMARLNMDPSFAERNVNEGFSGGEKKRHEILQLELLKPKVAILDETDSGLDVDALRVVSEGVNRVRETGEVGTLLITHYTRILRYIKPDHVHVFANGRIAESGGAELADQLEAEGYDKYVKGGASA, from the coding sequence ATGGCAACGCTTGAAATCCGAGACCTGCACGTCACCGTCGAGGCCGACAACGCCACGAAGGAGATCCTCAAGGGCGTCGACCTCACCGTGAAGCAGGGCGAGACGCACGCCATCATGGGCCCCAACGGCTCCGGCAAGTCGACCCTCGCCTACTCGCTCGCGGGTCACCCGAAGTACACCGTCACCGGCGGCTCCGTCACCCTCGACGGCGAGGACGTCCTTGAGATGTCCGTCGACGAGCGCGCCCGCGCCGGCCTGTTCCTGGCGATGCAGTACCCGGTCGAGGTCCCCGGCGTCTCGGTCTCCAACTTCCTGCGCACCTCCGCCACCGCCATCCGCGGCGAGGCCCCCAAGCTGCGTACCTGGGTGAAGGAGGTCAAGGAGGCGATGGCCCGCCTCAACATGGACCCGTCCTTCGCCGAGCGCAACGTCAACGAGGGCTTCTCCGGCGGTGAGAAGAAGCGCCACGAGATCCTTCAGCTGGAGCTGCTCAAGCCGAAGGTCGCGATCCTCGACGAGACCGACTCCGGTCTGGACGTCGACGCCCTGCGCGTCGTCTCCGAGGGCGTGAACCGGGTCCGTGAGACCGGCGAGGTCGGCACCCTGCTGATCACCCACTACACGCGCATCCTGCGCTACATCAAGCCCGACCACGTGCACGTGTTCGCGAACGGCCGTATCGCCGAGTCCGGTGGCGCCGAGCTCGCGGACCAGCTCGAGGCCGAGGGCTACGACAAGTACGTGAAGGGTGGCGCATCCGCGTGA
- a CDS encoding cysteine desulfurase encodes MTQLPGLLDTEALRKDFPILDRVVHDGKKLVYLDNAATSQTPRQVLDVLSEYYEQHNANVHRGVHVLAEEATALYEGARDKVAEFINAPSRNEVIFTKNASESLNLVANMLGWADEPYRVDHETEIVITEMEHHSNIVPWQLLAQRTGAKLKWFGLTDDGRLDLSNIDEIITEKTKIVSFVLVSNILGTLNPVEAIVRRAQEVGALVCIDASQAAPHMPLDVQSLQADFVAFTGHKMCGPTGIGVLWGRQELLEDLPPFLGGGEMIETVSMHSSTYAPAPHKFEAGTPPISQAIGLGAAIDYLNSIGMDKILAHEHALTEYAVKRLAEVPDLRIIGPTTAEDRGAAISFTLGDIHPHDVGQVLDEQGIAVRVGHHCARPVCLRYGIPATTRASFYLYSTPAEIDALVDGLEHVRNFFG; translated from the coding sequence GTGACACAGCTGCCGGGCCTCCTCGACACCGAGGCGCTCCGCAAGGACTTCCCGATCCTGGACCGCGTCGTCCACGACGGCAAGAAGCTTGTGTACCTGGACAACGCGGCGACCTCCCAGACGCCGCGCCAGGTCCTCGACGTGCTCTCCGAGTACTACGAGCAGCACAACGCCAACGTCCACCGTGGCGTGCACGTCCTCGCCGAGGAGGCCACGGCGCTGTACGAGGGCGCGCGCGACAAGGTCGCGGAGTTCATCAACGCGCCCTCGCGCAACGAGGTGATCTTCACCAAGAACGCCTCCGAGTCGCTGAACCTCGTGGCCAACATGCTCGGCTGGGCCGACGAGCCCTACCGGGTGGACCACGAGACCGAGATCGTCATCACGGAGATGGAGCACCACTCCAACATCGTGCCGTGGCAGCTGCTCGCGCAGCGCACGGGCGCGAAGCTGAAGTGGTTCGGCCTCACCGACGACGGCCGTCTCGACCTGTCCAACATCGACGAGATCATCACGGAGAAGACGAAGATCGTCTCCTTCGTGCTGGTGTCGAACATCCTGGGCACCCTCAACCCGGTCGAGGCGATAGTGCGCCGTGCGCAGGAGGTCGGTGCGCTGGTCTGCATCGACGCCTCGCAGGCCGCGCCGCACATGCCGCTGGACGTGCAGTCGCTGCAGGCCGACTTCGTGGCCTTCACCGGCCACAAGATGTGCGGCCCGACCGGCATCGGCGTGCTCTGGGGCCGCCAGGAGCTTCTTGAGGACCTGCCTCCGTTCCTCGGCGGCGGCGAGATGATCGAGACCGTGTCGATGCACTCGTCGACCTACGCTCCGGCCCCGCACAAGTTCGAGGCGGGCACGCCCCCGATCTCCCAGGCGATCGGCCTCGGCGCGGCGATCGACTACCTCAACTCGATCGGCATGGACAAGATCCTCGCCCATGAGCACGCCCTCACCGAGTACGCGGTGAAGCGGCTCGCGGAGGTCCCCGACCTCAGGATCATCGGCCCCACCACGGCCGAGGACCGCGGCGCCGCGATCTCCTTCACCCTCGGCGACATCCACCCGCACGACGTGGGCCAGGTCCTCGACGAGCAGGGCATCGCCGTCCGGGTCGGTCACCACTGCGCCCGTCCGGTGTGCCTGCGGTACGGAATTCCTGCGACCACGCGAGCGTCGTTCTATCTGTACTCCACGCCGGCCGAGATCGACGCTCTGGTGGACGGCCTGGAGCACGTCCGGAACTTCTTCGGCTGA
- the sufU gene encoding Fe-S cluster assembly sulfur transfer protein SufU yields MKLDSMYQEVILDHYKNPHGRGLRDGDAEVHHVNPTCGDEITLRVKYDGTKIEDVSYEGQGCSISQASASVLNELLVGKNLSDAQKIQETFLELMQSKGKIEPDDAMEDVLEDAVAFAGVSKYPARVKCALLSWMAWKDATAQALGGADAERKTA; encoded by the coding sequence ATGAAGCTGGATTCGATGTACCAGGAAGTCATCCTGGACCACTACAAGAACCCGCACGGGCGGGGCTTGCGGGATGGCGACGCCGAGGTGCACCACGTCAACCCGACGTGCGGCGATGAGATCACCCTGCGCGTGAAGTACGACGGCACGAAGATCGAGGACGTCTCGTACGAGGGCCAGGGCTGTTCCATCAGCCAGGCGAGCGCGTCCGTACTGAACGAACTCCTCGTCGGCAAGAACCTCTCCGACGCGCAGAAGATCCAGGAGACCTTCCTGGAGCTGATGCAGTCCAAGGGGAAGATCGAGCCGGACGACGCGATGGAGGACGTGCTGGAGGACGCGGTGGCGTTCGCCGGCGTCTCCAAGTACCCGGCCCGGGTGAAGTGCGCCCTCCTCAGCTGGATGGCGTGGAAGGACGCGACGGCCCAGGCCCTGGGCGGAGCCGACGCCGAAAGGAAGACGGCATGA
- a CDS encoding metal-sulfur cluster assembly factor, translated as MSETVEMKPASEEEVREALYDVVDPELGIDVVNLGLIYGIHIDDANIATLDMTLTSAACPLTDVIEDQAKSATDGLVSELRINWVWMPPWGPDKITDDGREQLRALGFNV; from the coding sequence ATGAGCGAGACCGTTGAGATGAAGCCGGCCTCGGAGGAAGAGGTCCGCGAGGCGCTGTACGACGTCGTTGACCCCGAGCTGGGTATCGACGTCGTCAACCTCGGCCTGATCTACGGCATCCACATCGACGACGCGAACATCGCGACCCTCGACATGACCCTGACGTCGGCGGCCTGCCCGCTGACGGACGTCATCGAGGACCAGGCCAAGTCCGCCACGGACGGCCTCGTCAGCGAGCTCCGGATCAACTGGGTCTGGATGCCGCCGTGGGGCCCGGACAAGATCACGGACGACGGCCGCGAGCAGCTTCGGGCGCTCGGGTTCAACGTCTGA
- a CDS encoding AbfB domain-containing protein, translating to MPENKSRPSQGRPWEDGWAPDTSRAPGTRRLWLAGGMAMATIIACVTAIAISERDSDGDSAAASTPAADSTVPGLISFATPSGTAPPSGKSGLSKEKPTPEAPHEQNASKPEPAPSKSPSGGAGSPTKAPKPPATTTWRSVRSVNYPDRYWHMSDGRVGLDQVRGSESREDSTFKQVKGLADSSCYSFATRDGQYLRHRNFVLRAERNDGSALFTQDATFCPRGSAYASGATMLESVNYPGYFLRHKNFVVRLERYEHSSLYLADSSFRVVDGLA from the coding sequence ATGCCTGAAAACAAGTCCCGGCCGTCCCAGGGCCGACCCTGGGAGGACGGCTGGGCCCCGGACACCTCACGGGCACCGGGAACGCGCCGTCTGTGGCTCGCGGGCGGGATGGCGATGGCGACGATCATCGCCTGCGTCACGGCAATAGCCATATCGGAGAGGGACTCCGACGGTGACTCGGCCGCGGCCTCGACTCCCGCGGCGGACTCGACGGTCCCCGGCCTGATCTCCTTCGCCACGCCCTCGGGGACCGCTCCCCCGTCGGGCAAGAGCGGACTGTCGAAGGAGAAACCGACGCCCGAGGCGCCCCATGAGCAGAACGCCTCCAAACCCGAGCCGGCGCCTTCCAAGTCCCCTTCCGGCGGGGCCGGTTCACCGACGAAGGCCCCGAAGCCCCCTGCCACCACCACATGGCGCTCCGTACGCTCGGTCAACTACCCCGACCGCTACTGGCACATGAGCGACGGCCGGGTGGGCCTCGACCAGGTCCGCGGCTCCGAGTCCCGCGAGGACTCCACGTTCAAGCAGGTCAAGGGCCTGGCCGACAGCTCCTGCTACTCCTTCGCCACCCGCGACGGCCAGTACCTGCGCCACCGCAACTTCGTCCTGCGCGCCGAACGTAACGACGGCTCCGCCCTGTTCACCCAGGACGCCACGTTCTGCCCGCGCGGATCGGCCTATGCCTCCGGCGCGACCATGCTGGAGTCGGTGAACTACCCGGGCTACTTCCTGCGCCACAAGAACTTCGTGGTCCGCCTCGAACGCTACGAACACAGCTCCCTGTACCTGGCGGACTCGTCGTTCCGCGTGGTGGACGGGCTGGCCTGA
- a CDS encoding LysR substrate-binding domain-containing protein: MELRTLRYFVAVAEELHFGRAAARLHMSQPPLSRAIRQLESDVGATLLHRSPAGVTLTAAGAALLDEARALLDQADRVRVRVATAAGATTLTVGFLGDSTDRGARRLADAYRGRHPGVEVRVRETDLTDPTCGLRAGLVDVALTRGPFDETGLTVHELRADPVGAVLRADDPLARRDRLTLSDLAGRRWFRFPAGTDPLWQAYWNGGERREGPVVRGVQECVQAVLWNGTVGMTPLGHEMPEELAVVPVVDMAPSRVLAVWQEGDRNPLIGSLVGIATAAYRA, from the coding sequence ATGGAGCTGCGCACCCTGCGCTATTTCGTGGCCGTCGCCGAGGAACTCCACTTCGGCCGGGCCGCCGCCCGTCTGCACATGAGCCAGCCGCCGCTGAGCCGGGCGATCAGACAGCTGGAGTCCGACGTCGGCGCCACCCTGCTGCACCGCTCGCCCGCGGGCGTCACCCTCACCGCGGCCGGGGCGGCGCTGCTGGACGAGGCGCGTGCCCTGCTCGACCAGGCCGACCGGGTGCGGGTACGGGTGGCGACGGCGGCCGGCGCCACCACCCTCACCGTCGGCTTCCTCGGCGACAGCACCGACCGGGGCGCGCGGCGGCTGGCCGACGCCTACCGGGGACGCCACCCCGGTGTGGAGGTCCGTGTCCGCGAGACCGACCTGACGGATCCGACCTGCGGGCTGCGCGCCGGTCTCGTCGATGTCGCCCTGACCCGTGGGCCGTTCGACGAGACGGGGCTGACGGTGCACGAGTTGCGCGCCGACCCGGTGGGCGCGGTCCTGCGCGCCGACGATCCGCTGGCGCGCCGCGACCGGCTGACGCTGTCCGACCTGGCCGGCCGGCGCTGGTTCCGGTTCCCGGCGGGGACCGACCCGCTCTGGCAGGCGTACTGGAACGGCGGTGAGCGCCGCGAGGGTCCCGTGGTGCGCGGCGTCCAGGAGTGCGTACAGGCCGTGTTGTGGAACGGCACGGTCGGGATGACGCCGCTCGGGCACGAGATGCCCGAGGAGCTGGCCGTGGTCCCGGTCGTCGACATGGCGCCGAGCCGTGTGCTGGCGGTGTGGCAGGAGGGCGACAGGAACCCGCTGATCGGATCACTGGTCGGGATCGCGACGGCCGCGTACCGCGCCTGA
- a CDS encoding MBL fold metallo-hydrolase → MADDPMPEETPLPDVPLTHGALPDPAVHTAGAEEIAPDLLLIPDRGVPLVPNIGVIGGTRAVLVVETGIGTANAEQVLAFATEFAKGRRLYLTTTHFHPEHAFGAHVFADEATYLVNRAQADDLGTKGAGYLEMFRGFGGDIARRLEGVRPPTPDVVHDGGHELDLGDRIVRLRATGRGHTKGDQVVEVPDAGVLFTGDLAETGQFAIFPWFPPYDTDVSGVRWLAVMDRLVADRARVVVPGHGDVGGPEALTGVRDYLRELRDETWRRRDSAMGEDEIAAEVAALLIERHPEWAGREWIERGVGCLCAEHTG, encoded by the coding sequence ATGGCTGACGATCCGATGCCCGAAGAGACCCCGCTGCCCGATGTGCCCTTGACCCACGGGGCCCTGCCCGACCCCGCCGTGCACACGGCGGGTGCCGAGGAGATCGCCCCCGATCTGCTGCTGATCCCCGACCGAGGGGTCCCGCTGGTGCCCAACATCGGTGTCATCGGCGGCACCCGGGCCGTGCTCGTCGTCGAGACCGGCATCGGCACCGCCAACGCCGAGCAGGTCCTCGCGTTCGCCACCGAGTTCGCGAAGGGTCGCCGCCTGTACCTGACCACCACCCACTTTCACCCCGAACACGCCTTCGGCGCCCATGTCTTCGCCGACGAGGCCACCTACCTGGTCAACCGCGCCCAGGCCGACGACCTCGGAACCAAGGGCGCGGGCTACCTGGAGATGTTCCGCGGCTTCGGCGGGGACATCGCCCGCCGTCTCGAAGGCGTCCGCCCGCCCACCCCCGACGTGGTCCACGACGGCGGTCACGAACTGGACCTCGGCGACCGGATCGTCCGGCTGCGGGCCACCGGGCGGGGTCACACGAAGGGCGACCAGGTCGTCGAAGTGCCGGACGCCGGGGTGCTGTTCACCGGGGACCTGGCCGAGACCGGGCAGTTCGCCATCTTCCCGTGGTTCCCGCCGTACGACACGGACGTCTCCGGCGTGCGCTGGCTGGCGGTGATGGACCGGCTGGTCGCCGACCGGGCCCGGGTGGTGGTCCCCGGACACGGCGACGTCGGCGGTCCGGAGGCGCTCACCGGCGTCCGGGACTATCTGCGGGAGCTGCGCGACGAGACCTGGCGGCGACGGGACTCCGCGATGGGCGAGGACGAGATCGCCGCCGAGGTCGCGGCGCTGCTGATCGAGCGGCATCCGGAGTGGGCCGGGCGGGAGTGGATCGAGCGGGGCGTGGGGTGCCTGTGCGCCGAGCACACCGGATGA
- a CDS encoding endo alpha-1,4 polygalactosaminidase, translated as MVHRVPRALRRASAVAALCGALALGGCTASDGEDGAAPDRTTAPSTTGPGGRAKVELPEPGIGFDYQIGGAYPPPGGVEAVSRDRTAKPAPDVYNVCYVNAFQAQPDAADWWEEHAPDLVLRDDDGTPVVDRDWDEILLDTSTAAKREQLAGIVGEWIDGCADAGYQAVEADNLDSNERSDGLLTADDNVAFGKLLAARAHAAGLALGQKNAASLATQGREVGFDFAVAEECGQYDECGEYADAYDDRVFVIEYRADGLAAACAQWGDRLSVVLRDLDVVPQGAAGYRRRTC; from the coding sequence ATGGTCCACCGCGTCCCCCGTGCCCTTCGCCGAGCGTCGGCGGTCGCGGCCCTGTGCGGTGCGCTCGCCCTCGGCGGCTGCACGGCGTCCGACGGCGAGGACGGCGCCGCCCCGGACCGCACCACCGCACCCTCGACCACGGGCCCGGGCGGCAGGGCGAAGGTGGAACTGCCCGAGCCGGGCATCGGCTTCGACTACCAGATCGGCGGCGCCTACCCGCCGCCCGGCGGCGTGGAAGCGGTCTCCCGCGACCGTACGGCGAAGCCCGCGCCGGACGTGTACAACGTCTGCTACGTCAACGCCTTCCAGGCCCAGCCGGACGCTGCGGACTGGTGGGAGGAGCACGCCCCCGACCTGGTGCTGCGCGACGACGACGGCACGCCGGTCGTGGACCGGGACTGGGACGAGATCCTGCTGGACACCTCCACCGCCGCCAAGCGCGAACAGCTCGCCGGGATCGTGGGGGAGTGGATCGACGGCTGCGCGGACGCCGGCTACCAGGCCGTCGAGGCGGACAACCTCGACTCCAACGAGCGGTCCGACGGGCTGCTGACCGCCGACGACAACGTGGCCTTCGGGAAGCTGCTCGCCGCCCGCGCCCACGCCGCGGGCCTCGCGCTCGGCCAGAAGAACGCGGCTTCCCTCGCAACGCAGGGCCGCGAGGTCGGCTTCGACTTCGCGGTCGCCGAGGAGTGTGGCCAGTACGACGAGTGCGGCGAGTACGCGGACGCCTACGACGACCGGGTCTTCGTCATCGAGTACCGCGCCGACGGCCTGGCCGCCGCCTGCGCGCAGTGGGGCGACCGGCTCTCGGTGGTGCTGCGCGACCTCGACGTCGTACCGCAGGGGGCGGCCGGCTACCGCCGCCGCACCTGCTGA
- a CDS encoding RidA family protein has translation MAITLMNPAGLVEVDAYRQVAIAGGSKLVFVAGQVAWDADGVTVGTDDLAAQVEQCYLNVATALAAAGATFEDVAKLNVHVVDWTPDKMPLLMEGITRAAAKLGVAPVPPATLLGVAALDVPEHLVEVEATAVLD, from the coding sequence ATGGCCATCACCCTGATGAACCCGGCCGGACTCGTGGAGGTCGACGCCTACCGTCAGGTGGCGATCGCCGGCGGCTCGAAGCTGGTCTTCGTCGCCGGGCAGGTCGCCTGGGACGCGGACGGTGTCACCGTCGGGACGGACGACCTCGCCGCCCAGGTCGAGCAGTGCTACCTCAACGTCGCCACCGCCCTGGCCGCGGCCGGCGCCACCTTCGAGGACGTGGCGAAGCTGAACGTCCACGTCGTGGACTGGACCCCCGACAAGATGCCCCTGCTCATGGAGGGCATCACCCGGGCCGCCGCCAAGTTGGGGGTTGCCCCCGTGCCGCCGGCCACGCTGCTGGGGGTCGCCGCCCTCGACGTGCCGGAGCACCTGGTCGAGGTCGAGGCCACGGCCGTACTCGACTGA
- a CDS encoding winged helix-turn-helix transcriptional regulator, whose amino-acid sequence MGTKQLGGSVDQADVTRADSLAREIFTDIANKWALLIIEAIGDSTLRFSELRDEVDGISHKMLTQNLRMLERNGLIERTVHPTVPPRVEYTLTEPGRALRVTIDGMCDWTHRYIGHIEQARDNFQARKQ is encoded by the coding sequence ATGGGTACCAAGCAGCTCGGCGGCTCGGTCGACCAGGCGGACGTGACGCGGGCGGACTCGTTGGCCCGGGAGATCTTCACGGACATCGCCAACAAATGGGCGCTGCTGATCATCGAGGCGATCGGGGACAGCACCCTGCGCTTCAGCGAGCTGCGTGACGAGGTCGACGGCATCAGCCACAAGATGCTCACCCAGAACCTGCGCATGCTGGAGCGCAACGGCCTGATCGAGCGGACCGTGCACCCCACGGTGCCGCCGCGCGTCGAGTACACCCTCACCGAACCGGGCCGGGCCCTGCGGGTGACCATCGACGGCATGTGCGACTGGACCCACCGCTACATCGGGCACATCGAGCAGGCCCGCGACAACTTCCAGGCGCGCAAGCAGTAG
- a CDS encoding DMT family transporter, whose protein sequence is MGYLLLAGAIAAEVAATTAMKYSEGFSRLLPSLLTALGYLLSFTLLAQTLKTVSVGTAYAIWAGVGTAAIATIGILFMGEGMTATKAAGIALIIVGVVVLNLGGAH, encoded by the coding sequence ATGGGATACCTGCTGCTCGCCGGAGCCATAGCGGCCGAGGTGGCCGCCACTACCGCGATGAAATACAGCGAAGGCTTCAGCCGGCTGCTGCCCTCGCTGCTGACCGCCCTCGGTTACCTGCTCTCCTTCACACTGCTCGCCCAGACGCTGAAGACCGTCTCGGTGGGCACCGCCTACGCGATCTGGGCCGGCGTCGGCACCGCCGCCATCGCCACCATCGGCATCCTGTTCATGGGCGAGGGGATGACGGCCACCAAGGCCGCCGGCATCGCGCTGATCATCGTCGGCGTGGTCGTGCTGAACCTGGGCGGTGCGCACTGA
- a CDS encoding TetR/AcrR family transcriptional regulator: protein MARRYDPERQQRIIDAAIRVVGEKGIAGLSHRTVAAEADVPLGSTTYHFKTLDDLLVAALRQANEGFAKVIASRGGLEDPETDLAGELAGWMGEWLAGDRTGVELEYELYLAALRRPALRPVAAEWAHDLADRLSHRTDPVTARALVALMDGICLQVLLTEATYDEEYARDVLRRMIP from the coding sequence ATGGCCCGGCGCTACGACCCCGAGCGGCAGCAGCGGATCATCGACGCCGCGATCCGGGTCGTGGGCGAGAAGGGCATCGCCGGGCTGAGCCACCGCACCGTCGCCGCCGAGGCGGACGTGCCGCTCGGCTCGACGACGTACCACTTCAAGACCCTCGACGACCTGCTGGTCGCCGCGCTGCGCCAGGCGAACGAGGGCTTCGCCAAGGTCATCGCCTCGCGCGGCGGCCTGGAGGACCCGGAGACCGACCTCGCCGGCGAACTCGCCGGCTGGATGGGCGAGTGGCTCGCGGGCGACCGCACGGGCGTGGAGCTGGAGTACGAGCTGTACCTCGCCGCGCTGCGCCGCCCCGCCCTGCGCCCGGTCGCCGCCGAGTGGGCCCACGACCTCGCCGACCGCCTGTCCCACCGCACCGACCCCGTCACCGCACGCGCGCTGGTGGCGCTGATGGACGGCATCTGCTTGCAGGTGCTGCTGACGGAGGCGACGTACGACGAGGAGTACGCGCGTGACGTGCTGCGCCGGATGATTCCCTGA
- a CDS encoding RNA polymerase sigma factor has product MSGPPPQAERVANDADVVAGSLEQPELFARLYDRYAPDIHRYAARRLGETAADDITADTFLTAFRIRARYDRTRPSARPWLYGIAANLIGKQRRAEVRALRALARTGHDPVAASWVEDTDSRVAAQGPLADALASLSAGDRHVLLLVAWADLTYQEVAEALDLPVGTVRSRLNRARRKVRTALGADPAFVSDTAEVA; this is encoded by the coding sequence GTGAGCGGACCACCGCCGCAGGCGGAACGCGTGGCGAACGACGCCGACGTAGTGGCCGGATCGCTCGAACAGCCCGAGCTGTTCGCCCGGCTCTACGACCGCTACGCGCCCGACATCCACCGGTACGCGGCCCGGCGACTCGGGGAGACGGCGGCCGACGACATCACCGCCGACACCTTCCTGACCGCCTTCCGCATCCGCGCCCGCTACGACCGCACCCGCCCCAGCGCACGCCCCTGGCTCTACGGCATCGCCGCCAACCTCATCGGCAAACAGCGCCGCGCCGAGGTACGGGCACTGCGGGCGCTGGCCCGCACGGGGCACGACCCGGTCGCCGCTTCCTGGGTGGAGGACACCGACAGCCGCGTCGCCGCGCAGGGCCCGCTCGCCGACGCCCTCGCCTCGCTCTCGGCCGGCGACCGGCATGTGCTGCTCCTCGTGGCCTGGGCCGACCTCACCTACCAGGAGGTCGCCGAGGCACTGGACCTCCCGGTGGGGACGGTCCGCTCCCGGCTCAACAGGGCCCGGCGCAAGGTACGTACGGCGCTGGGCGCCGATCCGGCATTCGTGAGCGACACGGCGGAGGTGGCGTGA